One Candidatus Nitrososphaera evergladensis SR1 genomic window carries:
- a CDS encoding SLC13 family permease, translating into MSLDILGGHKAWFVKKENIGLILGPLLFIAIILIPAPQSMAKAASDKSLPAFAPQLALGTMIWMVVWWVTECAPLGITGLIAPLVFVISGILTIQNAVQNFADPIIWIFIAGFVLAAAFQRSGLDTRIAYSLALLYRGSNPRIATFFVACLPVFLLTMTGSITASTTIVFPFLVAFMNILNIPVRSNDGRNKGGTDDDNDAVDASLTSGSLPSSRGEYKQQKRSNYAEASFLSLGQAASAGAMLLLISTAPNLIAKATVEEFVSAEGGQTISFTDWFVIGTPHAIMGLLVSWFIIFLMIKPEIKSLPATRSQFKARLKSMGKMQRQEKAVLAILIAAMFLWTVPSLLRSSSEASASLAGDSGSVFSNLVAAFAKNMTEAVPALMIIVAVALVRVGRNRPPLLKWEEMTKAVDWNIVLLFGGGLALGMGIEASGLADWIGLQLSSSSLIAGDPAAAAANNNVPWIVFAISAIMAFAISYAASNTASAVITCPIAATLAIGAGVNPVPPIIAAGLACSISTAIPSTTPPMAIIYSSRAVRISGMLKTGIVSDFVRLVLLILLGPPLISLVTR; encoded by the coding sequence TTGAGTTTGGATATATTGGGAGGCCACAAGGCTTGGTTTGTCAAGAAAGAGAACATCGGCTTGATTCTTGGACCCCTGCTATTCATAGCCATTATTCTGATACCAGCGCCCCAAAGCATGGCCAAGGCAGCATCAGATAAATCACTTCCTGCGTTTGCACCACAGCTCGCGCTTGGAACCATGATTTGGATGGTCGTATGGTGGGTGACAGAATGTGCTCCGTTGGGCATTACAGGTCTAATTGCTCCTTTAGTTTTTGTAATCTCTGGCATACTAACAATACAGAACGCGGTCCAAAACTTTGCCGACCCGATCATCTGGATCTTTATCGCAGGTTTTGTCTTGGCAGCGGCATTTCAGCGCTCAGGGCTTGATACAAGAATAGCTTATTCGCTGGCTCTTTTGTACCGTGGCAGCAACCCAAGAATTGCCACCTTCTTCGTCGCTTGTCTTCCGGTGTTTCTGCTGACTATGACAGGGTCAATAACGGCTTCAACTACCATCGTTTTTCCATTTCTTGTCGCATTTATGAATATCCTGAATATTCCAGTTAGGTCCAATGACGGTAGAAATAAGGGAGGTACGGATGACGATAATGATGCTGTTGATGCATCTCTGACTTCAGGTTCCTTACCCTCTAGTAGAGGAGAGTACAAACAACAAAAAAGAAGTAATTATGCTGAAGCAAGCTTCCTCTCCCTTGGCCAAGCCGCATCTGCCGGCGCAATGCTTCTCCTAATAAGCACGGCTCCAAATCTTATCGCAAAAGCCACCGTAGAAGAGTTTGTGTCGGCGGAAGGAGGCCAGACCATTTCATTTACTGACTGGTTTGTGATAGGAACTCCTCATGCAATAATGGGTTTGCTTGTCTCATGGTTTATCATTTTTCTGATGATAAAGCCGGAGATCAAGTCCCTTCCAGCAACAAGAAGTCAGTTCAAGGCAAGGTTGAAGAGCATGGGCAAGATGCAGCGCCAAGAAAAAGCAGTACTTGCCATTCTGATAGCAGCAATGTTCCTATGGACTGTGCCGTCGTTGCTGAGATCATCATCGGAGGCGTCTGCTTCACTCGCAGGCGATAGTGGTAGTGTGTTTTCTAACCTCGTCGCAGCATTTGCAAAAAATATGACAGAAGCCGTTCCTGCGCTGATGATTATTGTGGCTGTTGCACTAGTCCGGGTGGGTAGAAACAGGCCTCCATTGCTGAAATGGGAAGAGATGACAAAGGCTGTTGACTGGAATATCGTCCTGTTGTTTGGAGGTGGCCTTGCACTTGGAATGGGAATAGAAGCAAGCGGTCTTGCGGACTGGATAGGTCTGCAGCTTTCTTCATCGTCGCTCATAGCTGGAGATCCGGCAGCCGCCGCTGCTAACAACAACGTGCCTTGGATAGTATTTGCCATAAGCGCGATCATGGCTTTTGCCATTAGCTATGCCGCCTCAAACACCGCATCAGCAGTGATAACGTGTCCCATTGCTGCCACTCTTGCAATCGGAGCAGGAGTTAACCCCGTCCCGCCTATTATTGCAGCAGGGCTAGCGTGCTCCATATCTACCGCAATTCCATCCACGACACCGCCCATGGCAATAATTTACTCATCTCGTGCTGTCCGCATTTCCGGTATGCTCAAAACGGGCATAGTGTCTGACTTTGTCAGGCTTGTACTCTTGATATTGCTTGGACCGCCATTGATAAGCCTAGTGACAAGATAG
- a CDS encoding patatin-like phospholipase family protein, translated as MSKKKLEKVLILQGGGSLGAFGCGVFKALAKSKEHKQLDIVAGTSIGGVNASIIAGSKEDHPEKALEQFWLELAEENNVTCLNSDHFNSESFLSSGWLTEPVMDPYYVALSSLLAIMTDDPRPKSLLSFIRSAVFGNNRMFSPRWSPDYIFKDPQFFTPKKWTYLYDLLPLEKTLAGYIDYNKLRPTGNPNSRLIMTATNVLTAEPITFDSSKQQITSKHILATSAYPLYYFPWMEVEKGLYCWDGGLLSNTPLREVIDASPIVDKEIFLVENYPKHIASLPQNLPEAFHRARDIIFSDKTLHNVKMSKVITQYLRFIDELYQIIEGHVDKSKMDKETLATIKRKYKRIKQERGAEIKRVYYISRKEKYPHVYENADFTMETIRTSIQEGELAAKEALQKIK; from the coding sequence GTGTCAAAAAAAAAGTTAGAAAAGGTGCTGATACTCCAAGGCGGAGGCTCGCTGGGTGCCTTTGGTTGCGGCGTGTTTAAGGCTCTTGCAAAGAGCAAAGAGCATAAGCAGCTGGACATCGTTGCCGGCACTTCCATAGGCGGCGTAAATGCTTCAATAATTGCAGGCAGCAAAGAAGACCATCCAGAAAAAGCGCTTGAACAGTTCTGGTTAGAACTCGCTGAAGAAAATAATGTCACATGCTTGAATTCGGACCACTTTAATTCAGAGAGTTTCCTAAGCAGTGGATGGTTGACAGAGCCTGTGATGGATCCATATTACGTTGCGTTGTCAAGCCTGCTGGCTATTATGACAGACGATCCCCGGCCAAAATCTTTGCTCTCCTTTATCCGCTCAGCAGTGTTTGGGAACAACAGGATGTTTAGTCCCAGGTGGTCTCCAGACTATATCTTCAAGGATCCCCAATTCTTTACACCCAAAAAGTGGACATATCTGTATGATCTCTTGCCGCTAGAGAAGACGCTTGCTGGCTATATCGATTACAACAAGCTAAGGCCAACAGGAAATCCAAACTCTCGCCTGATAATGACGGCAACAAACGTATTGACGGCAGAGCCCATCACCTTTGACAGCTCAAAACAGCAGATTACTTCCAAGCACATACTCGCCACATCTGCGTACCCGCTGTACTATTTTCCTTGGATGGAAGTCGAGAAGGGACTCTACTGTTGGGATGGAGGGCTTTTGAGCAACACTCCCCTAAGAGAGGTCATAGACGCATCTCCGATTGTGGATAAAGAAATCTTTCTAGTTGAAAATTACCCAAAGCATATTGCCAGTCTTCCACAGAACCTGCCAGAGGCATTTCATAGGGCTCGTGACATCATTTTCAGCGACAAGACGCTGCACAACGTAAAAATGTCAAAGGTGATAACACAGTACCTTCGCTTCATCGACGAGCTATACCAGATCATTGAGGGTCACGTTGATAAGTCAAAGATGGACAAGGAAACGCTTGCAACAATTAAGAGAAAGTACAAGAGAATCAAACAAGAGCGGGGCGCCGAAATTAAGCGGGTGTACTACATATCCAGAAAGGAAAAATATCCACACGTTTACGAAAATGCAGATTTTACGATGGAAACTATTCGCACATCCATTCAAGAAGGCGAGCTAGCGGCAAAAGAAGCCTTGCAGAAAATAAAGTAA
- a CDS encoding ATP cone domain-containing protein, whose protein sequence is MSFKKTTRSNRITVKKRSGRLEPFDSRKMARATSRAGVPYSIALEIAKRIKNSKSLSERSQVSSTTLRKMVAEELIKHNHDTVAKSYLGYKKIEGARKEKFARSLRHRSKVGKSIKTHTKQAVKDKDISGGRSTRQ, encoded by the coding sequence ATGTCGTTCAAGAAGACCACACGTAGCAACAGAATAACGGTAAAAAAGCGGAGCGGCCGTCTAGAACCGTTTGACAGCAGGAAGATGGCCAGAGCTACGAGTAGAGCAGGTGTGCCTTACTCCATCGCCCTAGAGATAGCCAAACGGATAAAAAACAGTAAATCACTCTCTGAGAGAAGTCAGGTTAGTTCCACTACATTGCGCAAGATGGTGGCCGAAGAGCTGATCAAGCACAACCATGATACTGTTGCCAAGTCATACCTGGGATATAAGAAAATTGAGGGTGCAAGAAAAGAAAAGTTTGCCAGAAGTCTCAGACATAGGTCAAAGGTCGGAAAGTCAATTAAGACCCATACAAAGCAGGCAGTCAAGGACAAAGACATTTCTGGTGGCAGATCTACGCGGCAATAA
- a CDS encoding cupredoxin domain-containing protein — translation MAFLKKNQKRMAAGISIMAFVVAVSASLAYYQFYYIPAINKKPQVSQDILNPPSITNVGILPGSSLESQAQNFFPSDVRVSLGANNKVIWKNNDNTYHSVTSDNDYVDKISGKFDSTATIGLMPSGQTYNFTFTEAGVYHYHCIPHPWMKGTVTVLAEHD, via the coding sequence ATGGCTTTCTTGAAGAAAAACCAAAAAAGGATGGCGGCAGGCATATCTATCATGGCATTTGTAGTGGCAGTATCTGCCAGTCTGGCTTACTATCAATTCTACTACATCCCTGCGATAAATAAAAAGCCCCAGGTCTCTCAAGACATTTTGAATCCTCCAAGCATTACTAATGTTGGGATTTTGCCGGGTTCTTCGCTAGAGTCTCAAGCGCAAAACTTCTTTCCAAGCGATGTTCGTGTTAGTCTAGGCGCTAACAACAAAGTCATATGGAAAAACAACGACAACACGTATCACAGCGTAACCAGTGACAATGACTATGTAGACAAGATAAGCGGAAAATTCGATTCTACAGCCACCATCGGACTGATGCCGTCTGGACAAACATACAATTTTACTTTTACAGAGGCTGGAGTCTATCATTATCACTGCATACCGCATCCTTGGATGAAAGGCACGGTTACGGTTTTAGCCGAGCATGATTAG
- a CDS encoding universal stress protein: METKKNEIQRILVPIDGSEPAFDAASLAITIARRFDGAQLYLLHVVHIDQILRALGIHSTSESYSKVVDEQVTKARKEADKWFERISKEAEAQEGMKITNIDVKGTSLSIAGEIVDYAEKNNIDLIVIGTRGLGGFTKLLMGSVATGVVNYAPCSVLTVR, translated from the coding sequence ATGGAGACTAAGAAGAATGAGATTCAAAGAATACTAGTTCCGATTGACGGCTCTGAACCTGCCTTTGATGCTGCTTCACTTGCCATTACAATCGCAAGAAGGTTTGATGGAGCGCAATTGTACCTTTTGCATGTCGTACACATAGATCAGATTCTCCGTGCCTTAGGCATACATTCCACATCTGAATCATACTCCAAAGTAGTTGATGAACAGGTAACAAAAGCAAGAAAGGAGGCGGACAAATGGTTTGAAAGAATCAGCAAGGAAGCAGAGGCGCAAGAGGGTATGAAAATAACGAACATTGACGTCAAAGGTACGTCCCTTTCCATTGCCGGAGAAATTGTTGATTACGCAGAAAAGAACAACATTGACCTAATAGTCATTGGTACACGTGGGCTTGGTGGATTTACAAAGCTGCTTATGGGAAGCGTTGCCACAGGAGTTGTAAATTATGCTCCTTGCTCGGTACTTACTGTTCGATGA
- the asnB gene encoding asparagine synthase (glutamine-hydrolyzing) — protein sequence MCGIAGVLGKSENKKQKKTNVVPLVKSMLSCMVHRGPDGAGIAADDEVIINTNSIASLAAYKIRASSSVVGHNRLAIVGGTTCGSQPFVSCDKRLVLEHNGEIYNYKLLRKKLENCHNFKTLTDSEVIVHLLEDNLKTIEEQSEEKERERREKKTSEKEENSKAKILELEATASEEAGAILLKAIQKTIAELDGVYALVIRDTKTGYTALVRDRLGVRQLYYAQTDKFLAFASELKALWKIGINEQIERVMPCTAVMISPGCEKIETHAVASIMSDIVLVAADDNRRWKERRKKKKVGGGRRSNDNNNNYWKPRYYRTMRKSLREYRLALLKSMQKRTQDFERIGIIFSGGIDSVMIAHLAKQMVPNIICYTGGIKGSSDIEYARQIAKELDLDLRVNEMTRQDIEELVPEIITVIEDNNAGQVEVALPVYAAVELAHKDGIRVMLSGQAADELFGGYPWYAKVVEREGYDKLREHMTEDLFLLYKETLEREDKITMAHSVELRVPFLDPEVVNVAMRINPCFNVKGGDDIFGKHVHRELAVAMGIPRNIAYRVKEAAQHGSGTHGALDAIARRSGFASSDVPDSYLEELRGRERIGSSQRYGYLFGNKRSWVAEPHVQMYLDKMARTVLPNFDTLVRSSVSSSSMTPLALVKEKAGSRNSAKFP from the coding sequence ATGTGTGGAATAGCCGGAGTACTTGGAAAAAGTGAAAATAAGAAACAGAAGAAAACCAATGTCGTCCCTCTGGTCAAGTCAATGTTGTCATGTATGGTTCACCGGGGACCTGATGGTGCAGGAATAGCAGCAGATGATGAAGTAATAATAAATACAAACTCGATAGCGAGTCTCGCTGCTTACAAGATAAGGGCCAGTAGCAGCGTAGTTGGCCACAATAGACTTGCAATCGTTGGAGGCACTACCTGTGGCTCGCAGCCCTTTGTAAGCTGTGATAAAAGACTCGTGCTTGAGCATAATGGAGAGATATACAACTACAAACTTCTTCGAAAGAAACTTGAAAACTGCCACAACTTTAAAACGCTCACAGATAGCGAGGTAATCGTCCATCTTTTGGAGGATAATTTGAAGACGATCGAAGAGCAGAGTGAAGAAAAAGAAAGAGAAAGACGAGAGAAAAAAACATCGGAGAAGGAGGAAAATAGTAAAGCGAAAATACTTGAATTAGAAGCGACAGCATCAGAAGAAGCGGGCGCAATTCTCTTGAAGGCAATTCAGAAGACTATTGCCGAGCTTGACGGCGTGTACGCCCTTGTAATCAGAGACACAAAGACTGGCTACACTGCACTCGTGAGGGACAGACTGGGCGTGCGGCAGCTATATTACGCGCAGACTGACAAGTTTCTGGCATTTGCGTCAGAGCTGAAGGCACTGTGGAAGATAGGCATCAATGAACAGATTGAAAGAGTGATGCCCTGCACTGCCGTAATGATTTCCCCAGGTTGCGAAAAAATAGAGACTCACGCGGTTGCAAGTATCATGTCCGATATTGTTCTCGTAGCCGCTGATGACAATAGACGATGGAAAGAACGACGAAAGAAAAAGAAGGTGGGAGGAGGACGGCGAAGTAATGATAATAACAATAACTATTGGAAGCCACGCTATTACCGTACAATGCGCAAGTCTCTCAGAGAGTATCGCTTGGCACTCTTAAAATCAATGCAAAAGCGCACGCAAGACTTTGAAAGGATTGGCATTATTTTCTCCGGAGGCATTGACAGCGTCATGATTGCACACCTTGCAAAGCAAATGGTCCCTAACATCATCTGCTACACCGGTGGAATCAAGGGCTCTAGCGACATCGAATATGCCCGCCAAATAGCAAAGGAGCTGGACTTGGATCTTCGGGTAAATGAAATGACGCGGCAAGACATTGAAGAACTTGTGCCAGAGATCATAACTGTCATCGAGGATAACAATGCAGGCCAGGTGGAGGTGGCCTTGCCTGTGTATGCGGCCGTAGAACTCGCACATAAGGATGGCATAAGGGTGATGCTATCCGGCCAAGCAGCGGATGAGCTGTTTGGAGGCTACCCGTGGTACGCAAAGGTGGTAGAGCGAGAAGGCTATGACAAGCTACGCGAGCACATGACAGAAGACCTGTTTCTTTTGTACAAAGAAACACTGGAGCGCGAGGACAAGATTACGATGGCTCACAGCGTTGAACTGCGAGTGCCTTTTCTGGATCCTGAGGTTGTGAATGTGGCAATGAGGATCAATCCTTGCTTCAATGTAAAGGGCGGTGACGATATATTTGGCAAGCATGTGCACAGAGAACTTGCAGTAGCCATGGGCATACCGCGGAATATTGCATATCGAGTCAAAGAAGCAGCTCAACATGGCTCTGGAACCCACGGTGCGCTTGATGCTATAGCCAGACGCAGTGGATTTGCTTCTTCTGATGTTCCGGATTCATATCTTGAAGAACTGCGCGGCAGGGAAAGGATTGGCAGCTCACAAAGGTATGGCTACTTATTTGGAAACAAAAGAAGTTGGGTAGCGGAGCCACATGTCCAGATGTATCTGGACAAGATGGCAAGAACTGTGCTGCCAAACTTTGATACTCTCGTTCGGTCGTCAGTATCGTCATCATCAATGACGCCGCTGGCGCTTGTTAAGGAGAAAGCAGGAAGCAGGAATTCTGCAAAGTTTCCATAG
- a CDS encoding C2H2-type zinc finger protein — protein MPEATASGERRDERHKYDCTACDASFDSYDALAAHTDNVHSPYAGSKGIESEKMQKDMAQK, from the coding sequence ATGCCTGAAGCAACTGCAAGTGGAGAAAGAAGAGATGAGCGACACAAGTATGACTGCACTGCTTGTGATGCTTCCTTTGACTCTTATGATGCTTTGGCCGCTCACACAGACAATGTGCATAGCCCTTATGCAGGCTCAAAGGGAATAGAGAGTGAGAAAATGCAGAAAGATATGGCGCAGAAATAA
- a CDS encoding mechanosensitive ion channel family protein, giving the protein MTIVSTYQLAGIPNTINVFGAEVEVFRVILTIIVIVAGVGLAYFAKAVTSRYIGTKLPPGTRKNMGRMVYYGIIAIALLSALGISHLDLSGIFLAGGIAGIVIGFATQSLFSNLISGIFLYIDKPMKVGDPVLVTGKLPDIAAVVIEVTALSTRFRMFDGTYVRLPNTEVFSSEIRNFSGAAARRVEIQIRVGLHEDKAKVLSIIRNILADNPLVLVEPEPDVYVDSVGDSGVNINIWAWAPFTEWFPVRKQLVEQVMLELEKNHVEVPLPQRVVHLDIKSNNSDRGFLSPFRGREIREGEGIDDQRDRNVDFSGTK; this is encoded by the coding sequence ATGACTATCGTAAGCACGTACCAACTGGCAGGAATTCCTAACACGATAAACGTGTTTGGAGCAGAAGTCGAAGTATTCAGAGTAATACTTACCATAATAGTCATAGTCGCAGGAGTTGGACTTGCATATTTTGCCAAGGCAGTCACTTCAAGGTACATTGGCACAAAGCTTCCGCCAGGCACCCGCAAAAACATGGGAAGGATGGTCTATTACGGAATAATTGCAATAGCTCTTCTATCTGCGCTTGGAATCTCGCATCTTGACCTATCAGGCATCTTTTTGGCAGGTGGAATAGCTGGAATTGTCATTGGGTTTGCAACACAGTCGCTGTTTTCAAACCTAATTTCCGGGATATTCTTGTACATCGACAAGCCGATGAAGGTAGGCGACCCTGTACTTGTTACTGGCAAGCTTCCAGATATTGCTGCTGTGGTGATAGAAGTTACCGCGCTTTCAACTCGTTTCAGGATGTTTGACGGCACGTACGTCAGGCTTCCAAACACAGAGGTGTTTTCATCAGAGATTCGCAACTTCTCCGGCGCTGCCGCAAGAAGAGTTGAAATACAGATAAGAGTTGGACTTCATGAAGACAAGGCAAAGGTATTGAGTATAATAAGAAATATTCTTGCAGACAATCCTCTTGTGCTTGTAGAGCCAGAGCCGGACGTGTACGTCGACAGTGTCGGCGACTCGGGAGTGAACATCAACATCTGGGCTTGGGCGCCCTTCACAGAATGGTTTCCAGTCAGAAAGCAATTGGTGGAGCAGGTGATGCTAGAGCTTGAGAAGAATCATGTAGAGGTGCCACTTCCGCAAAGGGTTGTGCATCTGGACATTAAAAGCAATAACAGCGACAGAGGCTTTCTTTCGCCTTTTAGAGGGAGGGAGATTAGGGAGGGAGAAGGAATTGATGATCAAAGGGACAGGAATGTTGATTTTTCTGGCACCAAGTGA
- a CDS encoding DUF1326 domain-containing protein, whose translation MVDVPKWKVSGDWFDVCKCSIPCPCIFAQTPTYGDCEGVLAYHINNGNYGETPLDGLNALLVGGFKGNIWAGEATDSKMGFFFDERANEKQREALQMIFMGKAGGFMAELAKLFGKVTGVDFAPIKFEVAKDLAHWSAEIPGKVVAKVEALTGPMTPLGKRVQLYNAPGSETGPGTVATWGRALANEVDAMGFKFDWKGRSSKHIPFDWSGP comes from the coding sequence ATGGTAGATGTTCCCAAATGGAAAGTTTCTGGCGACTGGTTTGACGTCTGCAAGTGCAGTATTCCCTGTCCATGTATATTTGCCCAGACTCCAACGTATGGCGACTGCGAGGGAGTGCTTGCATATCACATCAATAACGGCAACTATGGTGAAACGCCGCTTGATGGATTGAACGCACTTTTGGTAGGCGGCTTCAAAGGAAATATTTGGGCTGGCGAAGCAACTGATTCCAAAATGGGTTTCTTTTTTGACGAGCGAGCAAATGAAAAGCAGCGAGAAGCCCTGCAGATGATATTCATGGGAAAAGCGGGCGGCTTTATGGCAGAACTTGCCAAGCTCTTTGGAAAGGTTACAGGAGTAGACTTCGCCCCTATCAAGTTTGAGGTAGCAAAGGACTTGGCGCACTGGAGTGCAGAAATACCGGGCAAGGTTGTTGCAAAAGTCGAAGCTCTAACAGGCCCAATGACACCACTGGGAAAAAGGGTTCAGCTGTATAACGCTCCCGGGAGCGAGACTGGACCTGGCACAGTTGCGACATGGGGAAGGGCTTTGGCAAACGAGGTGGATGCCATGGGTTTCAAGTTTGACTGGAAAGGGAGGTCAAGCAAGCACATTCCATTTGACTGGAGCGGGCCATAG
- a CDS encoding potassium transporter TrkG yields MQDVLERPVTSYMHRLFVTLDENTNVARAVQQMNSQSAETIIVSSNARPAGIVTDSDILDQVVMKGEDSDQVFLKTVMSKPLVTISPKGTVRQALQLMRINQVKRLPVVVNGTEVLGIVTQVALANAVRTSVLERTFGRYRSMITEKYKPILGNLGILLQFSGVLLVVPAFLGAALGENTSIVGILFAVIGLSFAGFFLTHVGEKSPMNLKQASIFIVSSFVLLSLFGSIPYMYLDPFQRNLDWPSLFVDSFFESASGFTTTGLSLISNPESLPKSLDFYHSYTQWVGGLSFVYLVMILFFPERKLSAMKSVLGGGMLRVKELLVTIVVIFTAYTVLLIFATVFFSQTDVLDATSLVFSTITSGGFIPDSGIINPQHPERMAFVSVGMILSALPFAFHYYIFSKAGLRTRKTITLEVGVFFLLMAVSIPIFFMLAGGFVDNGSAITGDDNRSEKVDIYSAAFHVISGTTTTGFQYLDIHSTSSTAKVFLIVIMLVGGTAFSTAGGIKVGRFVILYQEFRKHAREKVGGNAAVAGSSTSTSISSTANPYRSSEFITRIREDHQRGQIEDKIDDQEKTTTLLRQTRLIVGKKVVREILVIIALYVCISFLTGLAISFFTGSKFEDSLFESVSAISTTGLTAGVTSVNLDSFSKLMLTLNMVVGRFEIIALLYIFFSYFRK; encoded by the coding sequence ATGCAGGATGTACTAGAAAGACCAGTCACATCGTACATGCACCGCCTATTCGTAACTCTTGATGAAAATACAAATGTCGCACGTGCTGTCCAGCAGATGAACTCGCAGAGTGCCGAAACGATTATTGTTTCTAGCAACGCCCGGCCTGCAGGCATAGTCACCGACAGTGACATCCTTGACCAAGTGGTGATGAAAGGCGAGGATTCTGATCAAGTATTTCTTAAAACCGTAATGTCAAAGCCGCTAGTCACTATCTCGCCAAAGGGAACGGTAAGGCAAGCCTTGCAGCTTATGCGTATTAACCAGGTAAAGCGGCTTCCCGTTGTTGTCAACGGGACGGAAGTACTTGGAATAGTTACCCAGGTAGCCCTGGCAAATGCCGTAAGGACATCTGTTCTTGAGAGAACTTTTGGCCGTTACAGGAGCATGATCACCGAAAAATACAAGCCCATCCTTGGCAACCTTGGGATTCTGCTGCAGTTCTCCGGAGTACTGCTAGTAGTTCCGGCGTTTCTCGGAGCCGCACTGGGAGAGAATACCAGCATAGTAGGCATCCTTTTTGCGGTTATCGGTCTTTCTTTTGCAGGATTCTTTTTGACACACGTGGGAGAGAAGAGTCCGATGAACCTGAAACAAGCATCGATATTTATCGTAAGCAGTTTCGTCTTGCTGAGTTTATTTGGCTCAATTCCCTACATGTACCTTGACCCATTCCAGAGGAATTTGGACTGGCCCTCATTGTTTGTGGATAGCTTTTTTGAAAGCGCGTCCGGCTTTACTACGACAGGCCTTTCCCTCATAAGCAATCCCGAGTCTCTGCCAAAAAGCCTCGACTTTTATCACTCGTACACTCAGTGGGTGGGGGGTTTGAGCTTTGTGTATCTGGTGATGATCCTCTTCTTCCCTGAAAGGAAATTGAGTGCCATGAAGAGCGTCCTTGGCGGAGGCATGCTAAGGGTCAAGGAGCTTTTGGTTACGATAGTGGTAATCTTTACCGCTTATACTGTACTGCTAATCTTTGCAACAGTCTTTTTCAGTCAAACAGATGTGTTGGACGCAACCTCGCTCGTGTTTAGTACAATCACAAGTGGCGGGTTTATCCCCGATTCTGGAATAATAAATCCTCAGCACCCCGAACGAATGGCGTTTGTAAGCGTTGGGATGATACTTTCAGCTCTGCCCTTTGCGTTCCATTATTACATATTTAGCAAGGCAGGGCTAAGGACAAGAAAGACGATAACGCTGGAAGTCGGAGTATTTTTCCTCCTTATGGCAGTGTCAATTCCAATATTCTTTATGTTGGCTGGCGGCTTTGTGGACAATGGATCTGCAATCACTGGAGATGACAACAGGAGCGAAAAGGTTGACATTTACAGTGCTGCATTTCATGTAATCAGCGGTACGACCACGACCGGCTTTCAGTACCTAGATATCCACTCCACATCATCCACTGCAAAGGTATTTCTAATTGTTATTATGCTTGTGGGTGGGACGGCGTTTTCTACTGCAGGTGGGATAAAGGTGGGCAGATTCGTAATCCTCTATCAAGAATTTCGCAAGCATGCAAGAGAAAAGGTAGGGGGCAATGCGGCGGTTGCAGGTTCGTCGACATCCACTTCCATCTCTTCGACGGCCAATCCTTACAGAAGTTCTGAATTTATCACAAGAATACGCGAGGATCATCAAAGAGGACAAATTGAAGATAAAATTGACGATCAAGAAAAAACAACAACTCTCCTGAGACAGACACGGCTTATCGTTGGCAAAAAAGTAGTGAGAGAGATTCTAGTCATTATTGCGCTGTATGTATGTATTTCCTTTTTAACTGGTCTAGCCATAAGTTTTTTCACAGGGTCAAAGTTTGAAGATAGCTTGTTTGAATCAGTGTCTGCAATATCAACAACAGGTTTGACTGCTGGAGTTACATCGGTTAATCTGGATTCATTTTCGAAACTGATGCTTACGCTCAATATGGTTGTCGGCAGATTTGAAATTATTGCGTTGCTGTACATTTTCTTTAGCTACTTTAGAAAATAG